In Cicer arietinum cultivar CDC Frontier isolate Library 1 chromosome 7, Cicar.CDCFrontier_v2.0, whole genome shotgun sequence, a single window of DNA contains:
- the LOC101502287 gene encoding heterogeneous nuclear ribonucleoprotein 1-like: MEQRKLVVLGIPWDVETEGLKEYMSKFGELEDCIVMKERSTGRSRGFGYVTFASVDDAKNVLSSEHSLGNRMLEVKVATPKEEMRAPVKKVTRIFVARIAPSVTEATFRSHFEKYGEITDLYMPKDQGSKTHRGIGFITFASADSVENLMKETHELGGSDVVVDRATPKEDDFKPIGRTRTRTSQAGYGAYNSYISASTTRYAALGAPTLYDYPSSIYGRGEPVRGMCKKIFVGRLPPEATTEDLRLYFGRFGHILDVYIPRDVKRSGHRGFGFVTFAEDGVAERVSRRSHEICGHEVAIDTATPLDEAGPSRNTMLNSVDSFRGYGGPVRPYERMYDSLDYDDWSYGVASRRPPPSRADWRYRPY; encoded by the exons ATGGAGCAGCGAAAGCTTGTG GTTTTGGGTATCCCATGGGACGTTGAAACTGAGGGCTTGAAAGAATATATGAGCAAATTTGGTGAGCTGGAAGATTGCATTGTTATGAAG gAACGGTCAACTGGCCGGTCTCGTGGTTTTGGATATGTCACATTTGCATCAGTGGATGATGCTAAG AATGTGCTATCCAGTGAACATAGTCTTGGCAACAGGATGCTGGAAGTCAAAGTGGCCACACCAAAG GAGGAGATGAGGGCACCAGTCAAAAAGGTTACCAGAATCTTTGTGGCCAGGATTGCACCATCAGTAACAGAAGCAACTTTTAGGAG TCATTTTGAGAAGTATGGTGAGATAACAGATTTATACATGCCAAAG GACCAAGGATCAAAAACACATAGAGGAATTGGTTTTATCACTTTTGCAAGTGCAG ATTCTGTAGAGAACTTGATGAAAGAAACCCATGAACTAGGAGGTTCTGATGTAGTGGTTGATCGAGCAACACCTAAG GAAGATGATTTCAAGCCAATTggcagaaccagaactagaacGTCACAAGCAGGATATGGTGcatataattcatatatttctGCATCGACGACTAGATATGCAGCACTTGGTGCTCCTACTTTGTATGATTATCCCAGTTCAATTTATGGAA GAGGAGAACCTGTTCGTGGAATGTGCAAAAAGATTTTTGTTGGCCGTCTTCCCCCTGAGGCAACCACTGAGGATCTTCGCCTGTATTTTGGAAGATTTGGCCATATATTAGATGTTTATATTCCTAGG GATGTCAAGAGATCTGGTCATAGAGGTTTTGGTTTTGTGACTTTTGCGGAAGATGGTGTTGCAGAACGTGTCTCTCGAAGATCTCATGAGATTTGTGGACACGAG GTTGCCATAGATACAGCCACACCTCTTGATGAGGCAGGGCCCAGTAGGAATACTATGTTGAATAGCGTGGATTCTTTCAGAGGATATGGCGGTCCTGTGAGGCCTTATGAGAGAATGTACGATAGCCTGGACTACGATGAT TGGAGTTATGGAGTTGCTAGCAGAAGACCACCACCATCAAGAGCTGATTGGAGGTATAGACCATACTAG
- the LOC101503251 gene encoding uncharacterized protein, which translates to MEHSNSLSNIKKESSSSVSSNQNMGSFPSPGAPYYRDRTRRYENNKGWSSERISKSTNNNSRRHTMSGLTPFNNGGRTMPSKWDEAERWICSPVSSYASDSRTSSHIQQQQQLQQRRPKSISGPIVQPGLAFYSNYSPSVSQLGQGFVVRNLMVSSPFSTGVLAPVAVSVHRYDDDDDTHGTVFGYEIDNGVQYSIPVFNQNGVASSSMSTAPMCSESEMMCHPSSPSSQDEEHDGMNNEETVISHVPRCDKGTQMSPTETENDAHSSPKSSTTSAIEQEDFHYPKLEVRDVEVDSQATVIRGSKRHAAKLLTKNDSMHTTDLRKNSADAQDSCWDIEESTLDTSKLQREEAKIIAWENLQKAKAEAAIRKLEMKLEKKRSSTMNKILKKLRRAQLKAESMRSLTPVQQDHQASKIYKVFSFPKYAQMWSPGSCFSTHSR; encoded by the exons ATGGAACACTCTAACTCACTGAGTAACATCAAGAAGGAATCTTCATCTTCAGTTTCCTCCAACCAGAACATGGGTTCTTTCCCAAGTCCAGGAGCACCATATTACAGAGACAGAACAAGAAGGTATGAGAACAACAAAGGGTGGAGTTCAGAGAGAATATCAAAGTCAACAAACAACAACAGCAGAAGACACACTATGTCTGGTTTAACACCATTCAATAATGGTGGAAGAACAATGCCTTCAAAATGGGATGAAGCTGAAAGATGGATTTGTAGTCCTGTTTCATCCTATGCTTCTGATAGCAGAACATCTTCACATATACAACAGCAACAACAACTTCAACAACGTAGACCCAAATCAATAAGTGGTCCAATTGTTCAACCAGGTTTGGCTTTCTACTCAAACTATTCACCTTCAGTTTCACAACTTGGACAAGGTTTTGTTGTGAGGAACTTGATGGTTAGTTCACCTTTTTCAACTGGTGTGTTGGCACCTGTTGCTGTTTCTGTTCATcgttatgatgatgatgatgacacACATGGTACTGTTTTTGGTTATGAAATTGACAATGGTGTGCAATATTCTATTCCTGTCTTCAACCAGAATGGTGTAGCGAGTTCATCAATGTCCACTGCACCCATGTGTTCTGAATCTGAAATGATGTGTCACCCTTCATCTCCTTCTTCTCaag ATGAGGAACATGATGGAATGAATAATGAGGAAACTGTGATATCTCATGTCCCAAGGTGTGATAAAGGTACCCAAATGAGTCCTACAGAAACAGAGAATGATGCACATTCATCTCCTAAATCTTCTACCACATCTGCCATAGAACAAGAAGATTTTCATTATCCTAAATTAGAAGTCAGAGATGTGGAGGTTGACAGTCAAGCAACTGTTATCAGGGGATCCAAGAGGCATGCAGCCAAATTATTAACCAAAAATGACTCAATGCATACGACAGATTTGAGAAAGAATAGtgcggatgcacaagattcatgTTGGGATATTGAAGAGTCTACCTTGGACACTTCCAA GTTACAGAGAGAGGAAGCCAAAATCATTGCATGGGAAAATTTGCAGAAAGCAAAGGCTGAAGCTGCAATACGAAAACTTGAG ATGAAATTGGAAAAGAAGAGATCCTCCACAATGAATAAGATTCTAAAAAAGCTGAGAAGGGCACAATTGAAAGCAGAAAGTATGAGAAGCTTAACACCTGTACAACAGGACCATCAAGCTTCCAAGATTTACAAAGTATTTTCATTCCCCAAATATGCTCAGATGTGGTCTCCAGGCAGCTGCTTCAGCACTCATTCTCGGTGA
- the LOC101503567 gene encoding zeaxanthin epoxidase, chloroplastic-like: MASTLCYNTLNPSTAYFSRTHLSIPSNKEFSLENSSPFHSNGKNRTRKQRRKVFVMHVKVKATVAEAIPNQTQAEKKKKIRVLVAGGGIGGLVFALAAKRKGFEVMVFEKDLSAVRGEGQYRGPIQIQSNALAALEAIDSDVADEVMKLGCITGDRINGLVDGVSGSWYVKFDTFTPAVERGLPVTRVISRMVLQGILARAVGEDIVMNASNVVNFEDDGNKVTVELENGQKYEGDLLVGADGIYSKVRTQLFGLTEAVYSGYTCYTGIADFVPADIESVGYRVFLGHKQYFVSSDVGAGKMQWYAFHKEAPGGVDEPNRKKERLLSIFKGWCDNAVDLILATEEEAILRRDIYDRIPTLKWGKGRVTLLGDSVHAMQPNMGQGGCMAIEDSYQLAWELDNAWEQSIKSGNPIEIDSSLRRYERERKLRVAVIHGMARMAALMASTYKAYLGVGLGPLEFLTNFRIPHPGRVGGRFFVDILMPSMLNWILGGNSDKLEGRPLSCRLSDKANGELRRWFEDDDALERAINGEWFLLPCGDGTGLSKPIRLTQNEMKSCIIGSELQEDYPGSSITIPSPQVSPKHARIYYKDGAFFVTDLRSEHGTWIVDIEGKQYRVPPNYPARVHPFDVLVFGSEKVSFRVKVTRSAPTISKREETQVLLGV, from the exons ATGGCTTCTACTTTATGTTACAACACTCTAAATCCTTCAACAGCATATTTCTCAAGAACCCATTTGTCAATTCCATCCAACAAAGAGTTTTCACTTGAAaattcttcaccttttcatagCAATGGAAAAAACAGAACAAGAAAACAGAGGAGGAAGGTGTTTGTGATGCATGTGAAAGTGAAAGCTACAGTAGCTGAAGCTATTCCAAATCAAACACAAGctgagaagaagaagaagattcgGGTACTTGTTGCAGGTGGTGGAATAGGTGGATTGGTTTTTGCTTTGGCTGCAAAGAGAAAAGGGTTTGAAGTGATGGTGTTTGAGAAGGATTTGAGTGCTGTAAGGGGAGAAGGACAATACAGAGGTCCAATTCAGATTCAGAGTAATGCTTTGGCTGCTTTGGAAGCTATTGATTCAGATGTTGCTGATGAAGTTATGAAACTTGGTTGTATCACTGGTGATAGAATCAATGGTCTTGTTGATGGGGTTTCTGGTTCTTG GTACGTTAAGTTTGATACATTCACTCCTGCAGTGGAACGTGGGCTTCCAGTTACAAGAGTTATTAGTCGAATGGTTTTGCAAGGAATTCTTGCTCGTGCGGTTGGGGAAGATATTGTTATGAATGCCAGTAATGTCGTTAATTTCGAAGATGACGGAAACAAG GTAACAGTAGAGCTTGAGAATGGTCAAAAATATGAAGGAGATCTATTGGTTGGAGCAGATGGTATATACTCCAAG GTAAGGACACAGTTATTTGGACTAACAGAAGCTGTTTACTCTGGCTATACTTGTTATACCGGTATCGCAGATTTTGTGCCTGCTGACATTGAATCTGTTGG GTACCGAGTATTCTTGGGACACAAACAATACTTTGTATCTTCCGATGTTGGAGCTGGAAAGATGCAATGGTATGCATTTCACAAAGAAGCTCCTGGAGGTGTTGATGAACCCAATA GAAAAAAGGAAAGGTTGCTCAGTATATTTAAGGGTTGGTGTGATAATGCAGTAGATCTGATACTTGCCACGGAAGAGGAGGCGATTCTGCGCCGAGATATATACGACAGGATACCCACATTGAAATGGGGAAAAGGTCGTGTGACTTTGCTCGGTGATTCTGTTCATGCCATGCAGCCAAATATGGGACAAGGAGGATGCATGGCCATTGAG gACAGTTATCAACTTGCATGGGAATTAGACAACGCATGGGAACAAAGTATTAAGTCAGGGAATCCAATTGAAATTGATTCATCCCTAAGAAG AtatgaaagagaaagaaaactACGAGTTGCGGTGATTCATGGAATGGCTAGAATGGCAGCTCTGATGGCTTCCACCTACAAGGCATATCTAGGTGTTGGCCTTGGTCCTTTGGAG TTTTTGACAAACTTTCGTATACCACATCCTGGAAGAGTTGGAGGGAGGTTTTTCGTTGACATTTTGATGCCGTCTATGTTGAACTGGATCTTAGGTGGAAATAG TGATAAACTTGAAGGCAGACCACTAAGTTGCAGGCTCTCAGACAAA gcAAACGGAGAATTGCGCAGATGGTTTGAAGACGATGATGCGCTTGAGCGTGCTATTAATGGAGA GTGGTTTTTATTACCATGTGGAGATGGAACGGGTCTTTCGAAACCTATACGTTTAACACAAAATGAGATGAAGTCCTGCATAATCGG GAGTGAACTGCAAGAAGATTATCCAGGTAGTTCAATTACAATTCCTTCACCCCAG GTTTCTCCAAAGCATGCACGAATTTACTATAAGGATGGTGCCTTCTTCGTAACTGATTTGAGAAGTGAACATGGCACTTGGATCGTCGA TATTGAAGGAAAGCAATATAGGGTACCTCCAAATTATCCTGCACGTGTCCACCCATTTGATGTTCTTGTGTTTGGTTCTGAAAAG GTTTCATTTCGAGTTAAGGTGACGAGATCCGCTCCAACCATCTCTAAGAGGGAAGAGACACAAGTTTTGCTGGGAGTATGA
- the LOC101503893 gene encoding uncharacterized protein: MVDVDRRMTGLNPAHLAGLRRLSARAASISAAKTTVRNGLLSFSPLADKIITNLRNSGIQVQQGLSDAEFARTEAEFAFVFPPDLRAVLAAGLPVGAGFPDWRAVGSRLHLRASLELPMAAISFQIARNTLWSRCWGPRPTEPEKALRVARNALKKAPLLIPIFNHCYIPCNPSLAGNPIFFVDENRIFCCGFDLSDFFKYESPFRSSDIARGPLVLKKQRSVTDKSNSISSEINFTRRSLDAGGRTPRWVEFWSDAAVDRRRKSSSSCAESPERFFDIRRFEVPKWVEDYVEKIGSVLRKGGWSEPDISEMVEVSGSGFFERDMVMLDSQAVLDALLLKVDKFSDSLQKSGWSSEEVSDALGFDFRPEKKERRPLKKLSPQLVHSIEKLVESVSRS, translated from the coding sequence ATGGTCGACGTGGACCGTAGAATGACCGGTCTGAACCCGGCTCACTTAGCCGGTCTAAGACGACTATCCGCCCGAGCCGCTTCTATATCCGCCGCTAAAACCACCGTACGCAACGGTCTTCTCTCATTCTCACCTCTCGCCGATAAAATCATAACAAACCTCCGCAATTCAGGGATACAAGTTCAACAAGGTCTCTCCGACGCCGAGTTCGCTCGCACAGAAGCCGAGTTTGCTTTCGTGTTCCCACCAGACCTCCGAGCCGTACTCGCCGCCGGTTTACCCGTCGGCGCCGGGTTTCCTGACTGGCGCGCCGTTGGATCTCGGCTTCACCTTAGAGCCTCACTGGAACTTCCAATGGCAGCGATTTCGTTTCAAATCGCGAGGAACACTTTGTGGTCCCGGTGTTGGGGCCCAAGGCCCACAGAACCCGAAAAGGCTTTGCGTGTTGCGAGAAACGCTTTGAAGAAAGCGCCACTGTTGATCCCAATTTTCAACCATTGCTACATTCCTTGTAACCCCTCTCTCGCCGGAAACCCTATTTTCTTCGTCGACGAGAATCGAATCTTCTGTTGTGGATTTGATTTATCAGATTTTTTCAAATACGAGTCTCCGTTTCGCAGCTCCGACATTGCGCGGGGTCCTCTGGTTCTCAAGAAACAAAGATCCGTCACCGATAAAAGTAATAGTATTAGTTCTGAAATCAATTTTACGCGGAGGAGCCTCGACGCCGGCGGGAGGACGCCGAGGTGGGTAGAATTTTGGAGTGACGCCGCCGTGGATCGACGGAGGAAAAGCTCGTCGTCGTGTGCAGAGTCGCCGGAGCGTTTTTTTGATATTAGGAGATTTGAGGTGCCGAAATGGGTGGAGGATTACGTTGAAAAGATCGGGTCGGTTTTGAGAAAAGGTGGGTGGAGTGAACCAGATATATCCGAAATGGTTGAAGTTTCGGGTTCGGGTTTTTTTGAAAGGGATATGGTTATGTTGGATAGTCAAGCTGTGTTGGATGCACTTTTATTGAAAGTGGATAAGTTTTCGGATTCGCTTCAGAAATCTGGGTGGAGCTCCGAAGAGGTTTCGGATGCTTTAGGATTTGATTTTCGACCCGAGAAGAAGGAAAGGAGACCACTTAAGAAACTGTCACCTCAACTGGTTCATAGCATTGAGAAACTGGTTGAGTCGGTTTCCCGGTCATGA